In Sphingobacteriaceae bacterium, the following proteins share a genomic window:
- the gap gene encoding type I glyceraldehyde-3-phosphate dehydrogenase has translation MSIKIAINGFGRIGRVFLRNCINNPAIEIVAINDITDTATLAHLLKYDSVHRAFPGEIKTEGNVMIVNGKRIQIVSKKNPEELPWKELGIDIVIESTGHFLDKASAGGHLKAGAKKVILSAPPKDDDIKTVVLGVNDSILSDDDVIISNASCTTNSAAPMLKVLEQFGIEQAYITTVHSYTSDQRIHDAPHKDLRRARAAALSIIPTSTGAAKAITKIFPHFEGKIGGCGIRVPVPDGSLTDITCHLKNTPTVEEINQAFKAASQGDLKGILEYTEDPIVGIDVIGNPHSVVYDSEFTSVVGDLVKIIGWYDNEWGYSNRLVDLALRMGK, from the coding sequence ATGAGCATTAAAATTGCCATCAATGGCTTTGGCCGAATAGGTAGAGTGTTCCTGCGTAACTGCATCAACAATCCCGCAATAGAAATTGTTGCCATCAACGACATTACAGATACTGCTACCTTAGCGCATTTGTTAAAATACGATTCGGTACACCGCGCTTTTCCGGGAGAAATAAAAACAGAAGGAAATGTGATGATTGTAAATGGCAAGCGCATTCAGATAGTCTCCAAAAAAAATCCGGAAGAACTTCCCTGGAAAGAATTAGGCATCGACATTGTAATTGAAAGTACCGGGCATTTCTTAGACAAAGCAAGTGCTGGAGGCCATCTAAAAGCAGGAGCAAAAAAAGTAATTCTTTCTGCTCCACCAAAAGACGATGACATTAAAACTGTAGTGTTAGGTGTTAACGATTCTATTTTGAGTGATGATGATGTGATTATCTCTAATGCAAGTTGTACCACCAACTCTGCAGCTCCCATGCTTAAAGTGCTGGAGCAATTTGGCATTGAACAAGCTTACATAACCACTGTCCACTCTTACACCAGCGATCAACGCATACACGATGCGCCGCATAAAGATTTACGAAGAGCAAGAGCTGCAGCTCTAAGCATTATTCCCACCTCAACGGGAGCAGCAAAAGCAATCACAAAAATATTTCCTCACTTCGAAGGTAAAATTGGTGGCTGCGGTATCCGCGTCCCGGTGCCTGATGGCTCTTTAACAGACATTACCTGTCATTTAAAAAACACGCCTACAGTTGAAGAAATTAATCAAGCTTTTAAAGCTGCGTCTCAAGGCGATTTAAAAGGTATTTTAGAATATACAGAAGATCCCATAGTAGGGATCGATGTAATCGGTAACCCGCACAGCGTTGTCTACGATTCTGAATTTACAAGTGTTGTGGGCGACCTCGTAAAAATAATCGGTTGGTACGATAACGAATGGGGATATAGTAATCGCCTGGTTGATTTGGCACTTCGCATGGGAAAATAA
- a CDS encoding sensor histidine kinase — protein MLVLHRLEISWRLSFIDSFISCTLIALVSYSSVGFFRFYQPVKSSRVYRLIYTITGAVIYCVALSFALNWILPKEIAYLEFLERSMPLRFISGLMVISFISLLNWMYNLLNDQKEQEQRKTEAEQLVKDAELVKLRQQLQPHFLFNSLNSISALAGSKPDEARKMIQQLSDFLRGTLKKDEQKVVSLKEEMQHLNLYLEIEKVRFGHRLSVEQQVADEVLGDMIPPLLLQPIVENAIKFGLYGTIEDITVTVSGRSEQGYLFVEVKNPFDAETQTAARGTGFGLSSIQRRLFLLYGRNDLLSTEKKESIFITRLKIPQLQLN, from the coding sequence ATGCTTGTACTTCACAGACTTGAAATCAGCTGGCGCCTGTCGTTTATAGACTCCTTTATTTCATGCACTTTAATAGCGCTGGTGAGTTATAGTTCGGTTGGCTTTTTCAGATTTTACCAGCCTGTAAAAAGCAGCCGCGTTTATAGGTTAATTTATACCATCACCGGTGCTGTAATCTATTGTGTAGCTTTAAGTTTTGCATTAAACTGGATACTCCCAAAAGAGATCGCGTATTTAGAATTTCTTGAGCGCTCAATGCCATTGAGATTTATAAGTGGCCTGATGGTTATTAGCTTTATCTCTTTGTTAAATTGGATGTACAATCTTTTGAACGACCAGAAAGAGCAGGAACAAAGAAAGACAGAGGCAGAACAATTGGTGAAAGACGCTGAACTGGTAAAACTTCGTCAGCAATTACAGCCCCATTTTTTATTCAACAGTTTAAATTCAATAAGTGCTCTTGCAGGATCTAAGCCCGATGAAGCCCGGAAAATGATTCAACAACTCTCTGATTTTTTGCGGGGGACTTTAAAAAAGGATGAGCAGAAAGTAGTTTCGTTAAAGGAAGAAATGCAACATCTTAATTTATATCTTGAAATTGAAAAGGTACGTTTTGGCCACCGTTTAAGTGTTGAACAACAGGTAGCGGATGAGGTTCTGGGAGATATGATTCCTCCATTATTATTACAACCTATTGTTGAAAACGCTATCAAATTCGGGCTTTACGGCACCATAGAAGATATTACTGTGACGGTTTCGGGTCGTTCAGAACAAGGGTATTTATTTGTGGAAGTTAAAAATCCTTTTGATGCTGAAACACAAACAGCCGCGCGTGGCACAGGATTTGGGCTCAGTTCTATCCAGCGCCGATTGTTTTTATTATATGGAAGGAATGATCTTTTATCTACTGAAAAGAAAGAAAGTATATTTATTACCAGGCTAAAAATTCCTCAACTCCAGTTAAACTAA
- a CDS encoding DNA-binding response regulator gives MKKIVIIDDEPLARSIVVEYLQNHPDVEVVSECNNGYEGVKAILQHKPDLIFLDIQMPKINGFEMLELLDTLPPVIFATAFDEYAIKAFEANAVDYLLKPFSKERFNTAISKWLTKSKDEKTPDKGMQNLLENSEKQADEKNRIVVKTNSEISIVPVTDVHYIEAYDDYVKIFTKDTYFLKKKTMNYYEQVLDPLQFFRVHRSFIINLQQLTRIEPLEKNSYIALLKSGKKIPLSRPGYYKLKEKLGI, from the coding sequence ATGAAAAAAATTGTAATTATAGATGATGAACCGCTGGCACGAAGTATTGTTGTAGAGTATTTGCAAAATCATCCGGATGTGGAAGTAGTTTCGGAATGCAATAATGGTTATGAAGGAGTAAAGGCCATTCTGCAGCATAAGCCAGACCTGATTTTTCTCGATATACAAATGCCAAAGATCAATGGTTTTGAAATGCTGGAATTGTTAGACACTCTTCCTCCGGTAATTTTTGCAACAGCTTTCGACGAGTATGCCATCAAAGCATTTGAGGCAAACGCAGTCGATTACCTTTTAAAGCCTTTTAGCAAAGAGCGTTTTAATACAGCTATTTCAAAATGGTTGACAAAAAGTAAAGACGAAAAAACTCCGGATAAAGGCATGCAAAATCTTTTAGAGAATAGCGAAAAACAAGCGGATGAAAAAAATCGTATTGTCGTAAAAACCAATTCTGAAATAAGTATTGTGCCCGTAACGGATGTTCACTACATTGAGGCATACGACGATTACGTAAAAATATTTACAAAAGACACTTATTTTCTTAAAAAGAAAACGATGAACTATTATGAGCAGGTGTTAGATCCATTGCAGTTCTTCAGAGTTCACCGATCGTTCATAATAAACCTGCAACAGCTTACGCGCATCGAGCCACTTGAAAAAAACTCTTACATAGCGCTTCTTAAATCCGGTAAAAAAATTCCTTTAAGTCGTCCGGGCTATTATAAACTAAAAGAAAAATTGGGAATTTAA
- a CDS encoding alpha/beta hydrolase: MSRKTVRKNIFRLLIAIVVLMNVVAAFHAYKFTHYDPSISRKTSKPDQISFAEKIKTLAFGVNNPRPANTFFPSRSFETVKIQSNKNVEGWLMKTDSSKGTIIIFHGYGGNKSSMLDKAEVFLKLGYNALVLDFMGSGASEGNQTTIGFYEALQVKESFDYIKQQGEKNIFLFGTSMGAAAIMKAQKDYSLSVKGVLVECPFGTMLKTVKARFDILKVPSFPMAHLLVFWGGLENNFNAFRHNPQEYAKYISCPTLLMFGEKDMDVSRKEIDEIYKNLKGPKKLCTYPLAGHENYLKKYKVKWTDDVSLFMKERDTTN, encoded by the coding sequence ATGTCCCGAAAAACCGTCCGCAAGAATATATTCAGGCTACTGATTGCAATTGTCGTTCTGATGAATGTTGTAGCAGCCTTTCACGCTTACAAATTTACGCACTACGATCCTTCGATTTCCCGCAAGACATCTAAACCAGACCAAATAAGCTTTGCGGAAAAAATAAAAACACTCGCCTTTGGCGTAAACAACCCCCGGCCTGCAAATACATTTTTTCCCTCGCGGTCATTTGAAACAGTTAAGATTCAAAGCAATAAAAACGTGGAAGGTTGGCTAATGAAAACCGACTCCAGCAAAGGCACAATTATTATTTTTCATGGCTACGGAGGAAACAAAAGCTCTATGCTTGATAAAGCTGAAGTGTTTTTAAAGCTTGGTTATAACGCCCTTGTGCTTGATTTTATGGGCTCCGGGGCATCTGAGGGAAATCAAACAACCATCGGGTTTTATGAAGCACTGCAAGTGAAGGAATCTTTCGATTACATAAAACAGCAGGGTGAAAAAAATATTTTCCTGTTCGGAACATCCATGGGAGCAGCAGCAATTATGAAGGCTCAGAAAGACTATTCACTATCTGTTAAAGGCGTATTAGTTGAATGCCCTTTTGGAACGATGCTCAAAACTGTGAAAGCACGTTTTGATATATTAAAAGTGCCCTCTTTCCCGATGGCGCATTTGCTCGTTTTTTGGGGTGGCCTTGAAAATAACTTTAACGCTTTCAGACACAACCCACAAGAGTACGCTAAATACATCTCCTGCCCCACCTTGCTAATGTTCGGAGAGAAAGACATGGATGTCTCCAGAAAAGAAATCGATGAAATCTATAAAAATCTGAAAGGTCCTAAAAAACTTTGTACTTATCCTTTGGCAGGACACGAAAATTATCTTAAAAAATATAAGGTTAAATGGACAGACGATGTTAGCTTATTCATGAAAGAAAGGGATACAACCAACTAA
- a CDS encoding inorganic pyrophosphatase (catalyzes the hydrolysis of pyrophosphate to phosphate): protein MKVQLFKPHPWHGIPIGENCPSIVTAYIEMVPADTVKYEIDKLTGYRKVDRPQKFSNYVPALYGFVPQTFCDEEVRAYAELMSGKKVDRGDGDPLDICVLTERNITSGDIILEAIPIGGFRMLDSGEADDKIIAVLKQDEIYGNLKDVADCPATLINRLKHYFLTYKNMPGQENKAVEITHTYGAKEAQEVILRSIKDYNNKYKSHLEIGV from the coding sequence ATGAAAGTACAGTTATTTAAGCCTCATCCCTGGCATGGAATTCCAATAGGAGAAAACTGCCCATCGATTGTAACAGCCTATATAGAAATGGTTCCGGCTGACACGGTGAAATATGAAATTGATAAATTAACGGGTTATAGAAAAGTAGATCGTCCACAAAAGTTTTCGAACTATGTTCCGGCTCTTTATGGGTTTGTTCCACAAACTTTTTGTGATGAAGAAGTAAGAGCGTATGCGGAGCTAATGTCGGGAAAGAAAGTGGATAGGGGAGATGGAGATCCTTTGGATATTTGTGTTTTAACTGAACGCAACATTACAAGTGGAGACATTATTCTCGAAGCTATACCTATCGGAGGTTTTAGAATGTTAGATTCGGGCGAAGCAGATGATAAAATTATTGCTGTTTTAAAACAAGATGAAATTTATGGTAATCTGAAAGATGTGGCAGACTGTCCTGCAACTCTTATTAACCGTTTAAAACATTATTTTCTTACTTACAAAAATATGCCCGGACAAGAAAACAAAGCGGTAGAGATTACTCATACCTATGGCGCAAAGGAAGCGCAGGAAGTTATTTTACGAAGCATCAAAGATTACAACAACAAATACAAATCGCATTTGGAGATTGGCGTTTAA
- the galE gene encoding UDP-glucose 4-epimerase GalE, with the protein MQSIIVTGGAGYIGSHTLIELLNKTNYRVVSVDNFSNSNPDSYNKVKSITNRGFEFIDIDLCDEKKVFEELSKIPDIIGIIHFAAFKSVPNSVSDPLSYYQNNNSSLINMLKFAAEKKIKNFIFSSSCSVYGNSDELPVTESTPMKQAESPYAHTKQIGEELITFFCKATPGFNAVLLRYFNPVGAHISGKIGEFPIAKPNNLVPIITQTAVGKNSLTVFGDDYDTRDGSCIRDYIHVSDIADAHVKALNYLVEGKNKNATSLFNLGTGNGVSVLEAIRSFEKVSGKKLDYKIGPRRPGDVISVYADNTYSKKELGWQPEFSLDDMMLSAWKWQQHLDS; encoded by the coding sequence ATGCAAAGCATTATAGTTACAGGCGGAGCGGGCTACATAGGCTCACACACATTAATTGAATTATTGAACAAAACCAATTACCGCGTGGTTTCAGTAGATAATTTTTCAAATTCAAATCCTGATTCGTATAACAAAGTAAAAAGCATAACCAACAGGGGATTTGAATTTATAGATATTGACCTTTGTGACGAAAAAAAGGTTTTTGAAGAGCTTTCAAAAATTCCAGACATCATAGGCATCATACATTTTGCTGCTTTTAAGTCAGTTCCTAATTCGGTTTCCGACCCCTTATCTTATTACCAGAACAATAATTCCTCGTTGATAAACATGCTGAAATTTGCAGCGGAAAAGAAAATTAAAAATTTTATTTTTTCTTCCTCCTGTTCTGTATATGGAAATTCTGATGAATTACCAGTAACGGAAAGCACCCCGATGAAACAAGCGGAAAGTCCCTATGCTCACACAAAACAAATAGGTGAAGAACTCATTACTTTTTTCTGCAAAGCAACTCCCGGATTTAACGCAGTACTTCTTAGATACTTTAATCCTGTAGGTGCACACATTAGCGGTAAAATCGGCGAATTTCCAATAGCAAAACCAAATAATTTAGTTCCTATCATCACACAAACTGCAGTTGGCAAAAACAGTCTGACAGTTTTCGGAGATGATTACGATACCCGGGATGGCTCTTGTATACGCGACTACATTCATGTGAGCGACATTGCAGACGCGCATGTAAAAGCTCTTAACTATCTTGTAGAAGGAAAAAATAAAAACGCTACTTCTTTATTTAATCTGGGCACCGGAAATGGTGTTAGTGTTTTAGAAGCAATTCGTTCGTTTGAAAAAGTTTCTGGTAAAAAATTAGATTATAAAATTGGCCCCAGACGCCCTGGTGACGTTATTTCGGTGTATGCTGACAACACTTATTCCAAAAAAGAGTTAGGATGGCAGCCTGAATTTTCGTTGGATGATATGATGCTAAGCGCGTGGAAATGGCAACAGCATCTCGACTCGTAA